Proteins encoded in a region of the Sander lucioperca isolate FBNREF2018 chromosome 4, SLUC_FBN_1.2, whole genome shotgun sequence genome:
- the primpol gene encoding DNA-directed primase/polymerase protein isoform X2, whose product MRKWGDRLNKVEQLAQSFQLNPLAAHYKPRLWPCQPSSVWKLFPRQSMAISFTQSCKEDVHVFALEKEKTSLGQRIFLVTSYSELWHYYRTYTQSLMHCYEVIPEGAVCKLYFDLEFHKPSNKGTDGKAMVSLLIQYVCDKLMEVYGIECSAKNVLNLDSSTEEKFSRHLIFNLQNAAFKDNIHMGRFVHAILHPVLSTPNGGLAVGINSVAENSETRGTHAVSEETPAKADEMAESPQAKRRKQEERDLRFLQVKNKDGQVCLFVDLGVYTKNRNFRLYKSSKVGKNAAFTLADDNKFIDKPKKGMSAEQSVFLASLVCNVSFTGQRILTSDSPETNESKTLRSDCQQGSATNPDLISGCLSSPHKEVDNFVLTVVKKDGVHGSIRRWNYFAAEQLLVYDIAKYRWCENVERFHKSNNIMIVVDLKEEEWYQKCHDPECRNFRSPSYPLPQEICVSYIMTLDEEDQAYLMDDAGNIVPSQAPNQAPQRAVCPEEESTDAWGDGQDDQDYLESLDDFEQNSGDISDQLLLKCMADFDSQ is encoded by the exons ATGAGAAAGTGGGGAGACCGACTGAATAAGGTTGAGCAGCTTGCTCAGTCGTTCCAGCTGAATCCTCTGGCCGCACACTACAAACCTCGACTGTGGCCGTGCCAGCCTTCCTCCGTATGGAAGCTCTTCCCTCGTCAAAGTATGGCTATCAGCTTCACTCAGAGCTGCAAAGAG GATGTACATGTTTTTGCacttgaaaaagaaaagacatcCCTGGGTCAAAGGATCTTCTTGGTTACAAGTTATAGTGAGCTGTGGCATTACTACAG GACTTACACACAGTCCTTGATGCACTGCTATGAGGTGATACCAGAGGGTGCTGTTTGTAAGCTTTACTTTGACTTGGAGTTCCACAAGCCCTCAAACAAAGGAACTGATGGGAAAGCTATGGTGTCTTTACTTATCCAG TATGTTTGTGACAAGCTAATGGAAGTTTATGGGATTGAATGCTCCGCAAAAAATGTCCTCAATCTTGACTCCAGCACAGAAGAGAAGTTCAGTCGACATCTCATCTTCAATCTCCAGAATGCAGCTTTCAAAGATAACATACATATGG GCAGATTTGTCCATGCAATTCTTCACCCAGTCCTGAGCACACCCAACGGTGGCCTGGCTGTTGGGATAAATTCAGTGgcagaaaacagtgaaacacG CGGAACGCATGCTGTTTCTGAGGAGACGCCAGCAAAGGCTGATGAGATGGCTGAAAGTCCACAGGCCAAGAGGCGCAAGCAGGAAGAGAGAGACCTCAGGTTCCTCCAGGTGAAAAACAAGGATGGCCAAGTGTGTCTCTTTGTTGATCTTG gTGTTTACACCAAAAACAGAAATTTCCGCCTTTACAAGTCATCAAAAGTGGGAAAGAACGCTGCATTCACGTTGGCAGACGACAACAAGTTTATTGACAAACCTAAGAAGGGAATGTCTGCCGAGCAGAGTGTGTTCTTGGCTTCCTTAGTCTGTAATGTGAG TTTCACAGGTCAGAGAATTCTTACGTCAGACTCCCCAGAAACAAACGAATCCAAAACCTTGAGGTCTGATTGCCAGCAGGGATCAGCCACAAATCCAG ACTTAATTTCTGGCTGCCTGTCGTCCCCTCATAAAGAAGTGGACAACTTTGTATTAACTGTGGTTAAAAAGGATGGCGTACATGGAA GCATCAGACGGTGGAACTACTTTGCTGCTGAACAGCTGCTCGTCTACGACATTGCAAAATACCGCTGGTGTGAAAACGTGGAAAGGTTCCATAAAAGCAACAACATCAT GATTGTTGTGGACCTCAAAGAGGAAGAGTGGTACCAGAAGTGTCATGACCCTGAATGCAGGAACTTCAGGTCCCCAA GTTACCCACTGCCGCAGGAGATCTGCGTCAGCTACATCATGACTCTG GATGAGGAAGACCAAGCTTACTTAATGGACGACGCTGGCAACATTGTACCCAGCCAGGCACCAAACCAGGCCCCACAGAGGGCAGTGTGTCCAGAGGAGGAATCAACTGACGCTTGGGGAGACGGACAGGATGATCAGGACTATTTAGAAAGCCTGGACGACTTTGAACAAAACAGCGGAGATATCTCTGATCAGCTTCTGCTCAAATGTATGGCAGATTTCGACTCCCAGTAG
- the primpol gene encoding DNA-directed primase/polymerase protein isoform X1: protein MRKWGDRLNKVEQLAQSFQLNPLAAHYKPRLWPCQPSSVWKLFPRQSMAISFTQSCKEDVHVFALEKEKTSLGQRIFLVTSYSELWHYYRTYTQSLMHCYEVIPEGAVCKLYFDLEFHKPSNKGTDGKAMVSLLIQYVCDKLMEVYGIECSAKNVLNLDSSTEEKFSRHLIFNLQNAAFKDNIHMGRFVHAILHPVLSTPNGGLAVGINSVAENSETRGTHAVSEETPAKADEMAESPQAKRRKQEERDLRFLQVKNKDGQVCLFVDLGVYTKNRNFRLYKSSKVGKNAAFTLADDNKFIDKPKKGMSAEQSVFLASLVCNVSFTGQRILTSDSPETNESKTLRSDCQQGSATNPDLISGCLSSPHKEVDNFVLTVVKKDGVHGMFTSTGIRRWNYFAAEQLLVYDIAKYRWCENVERFHKSNNIMIVVDLKEEEWYQKCHDPECRNFRSPSYPLPQEICVSYIMTLDEEDQAYLMDDAGNIVPSQAPNQAPQRAVCPEEESTDAWGDGQDDQDYLESLDDFEQNSGDISDQLLLKCMADFDSQ, encoded by the exons ATGAGAAAGTGGGGAGACCGACTGAATAAGGTTGAGCAGCTTGCTCAGTCGTTCCAGCTGAATCCTCTGGCCGCACACTACAAACCTCGACTGTGGCCGTGCCAGCCTTCCTCCGTATGGAAGCTCTTCCCTCGTCAAAGTATGGCTATCAGCTTCACTCAGAGCTGCAAAGAG GATGTACATGTTTTTGCacttgaaaaagaaaagacatcCCTGGGTCAAAGGATCTTCTTGGTTACAAGTTATAGTGAGCTGTGGCATTACTACAG GACTTACACACAGTCCTTGATGCACTGCTATGAGGTGATACCAGAGGGTGCTGTTTGTAAGCTTTACTTTGACTTGGAGTTCCACAAGCCCTCAAACAAAGGAACTGATGGGAAAGCTATGGTGTCTTTACTTATCCAG TATGTTTGTGACAAGCTAATGGAAGTTTATGGGATTGAATGCTCCGCAAAAAATGTCCTCAATCTTGACTCCAGCACAGAAGAGAAGTTCAGTCGACATCTCATCTTCAATCTCCAGAATGCAGCTTTCAAAGATAACATACATATGG GCAGATTTGTCCATGCAATTCTTCACCCAGTCCTGAGCACACCCAACGGTGGCCTGGCTGTTGGGATAAATTCAGTGgcagaaaacagtgaaacacG CGGAACGCATGCTGTTTCTGAGGAGACGCCAGCAAAGGCTGATGAGATGGCTGAAAGTCCACAGGCCAAGAGGCGCAAGCAGGAAGAGAGAGACCTCAGGTTCCTCCAGGTGAAAAACAAGGATGGCCAAGTGTGTCTCTTTGTTGATCTTG gTGTTTACACCAAAAACAGAAATTTCCGCCTTTACAAGTCATCAAAAGTGGGAAAGAACGCTGCATTCACGTTGGCAGACGACAACAAGTTTATTGACAAACCTAAGAAGGGAATGTCTGCCGAGCAGAGTGTGTTCTTGGCTTCCTTAGTCTGTAATGTGAG TTTCACAGGTCAGAGAATTCTTACGTCAGACTCCCCAGAAACAAACGAATCCAAAACCTTGAGGTCTGATTGCCAGCAGGGATCAGCCACAAATCCAG ACTTAATTTCTGGCTGCCTGTCGTCCCCTCATAAAGAAGTGGACAACTTTGTATTAACTGTGGTTAAAAAGGATGGCGTACATGGAA TGTTTACTTCAACAGGCATCAGACGGTGGAACTACTTTGCTGCTGAACAGCTGCTCGTCTACGACATTGCAAAATACCGCTGGTGTGAAAACGTGGAAAGGTTCCATAAAAGCAACAACATCAT GATTGTTGTGGACCTCAAAGAGGAAGAGTGGTACCAGAAGTGTCATGACCCTGAATGCAGGAACTTCAGGTCCCCAA GTTACCCACTGCCGCAGGAGATCTGCGTCAGCTACATCATGACTCTG GATGAGGAAGACCAAGCTTACTTAATGGACGACGCTGGCAACATTGTACCCAGCCAGGCACCAAACCAGGCCCCACAGAGGGCAGTGTGTCCAGAGGAGGAATCAACTGACGCTTGGGGAGACGGACAGGATGATCAGGACTATTTAGAAAGCCTGGACGACTTTGAACAAAACAGCGGAGATATCTCTGATCAGCTTCTGCTCAAATGTATGGCAGATTTCGACTCCCAGTAG